The Geothrix sp. genome has a window encoding:
- a CDS encoding citrate (Si)-synthase, which produces MTRLKSLLLEKIQEHRPRIQKLTKEFADVVIDQVTISQTIGGARDIHSLVTDISYLDPQEGIRFRGKNIPETFAALPKAAGGEYPTVEAFWFFLLTGDIPTQAETDEVLADFQARAKVPPYVFEVLRAMPKDSHPMAMLSTAVLAMQKDSIFASKYHETKKNDYWDTMYEDASNLVARLPEIAAFIYRLKYKNGDIIAPKPGLDMGANFAHMMGIAKPYDDVARMYFILHSDHESGNVSAHATHLVASALSDAFYSFSAGLNGLAGPLHGLANQEVLDWIMGFQKKLNGAEPTEENVKQALWDTLNSGHVIPGYGHAVLRRTDPRYTAQMEFCLKHLPNDPLFKLVNTIYKVAPGVLTEQGKTKNPWPNVDAQSGVIQWYYGLKEYDFYTVLFGVGRALGVLANITWDRALGYPLERPKSVTTAMLEEWAAKGGRK; this is translated from the coding sequence CGACATCCACTCGCTCGTAACCGACATCTCCTACCTGGACCCCCAGGAGGGCATCCGGTTCCGCGGCAAGAACATCCCCGAGACCTTCGCCGCCCTGCCCAAGGCCGCCGGCGGCGAATACCCCACGGTGGAAGCCTTCTGGTTCTTCCTCCTCACGGGTGACATCCCTACCCAGGCCGAGACCGACGAAGTCCTCGCCGACTTCCAGGCCCGCGCCAAGGTGCCCCCCTATGTCTTCGAAGTCCTCCGGGCCATGCCCAAGGACAGCCACCCGATGGCCATGCTGTCCACGGCGGTGCTGGCCATGCAGAAGGACAGCATCTTTGCCTCGAAATACCACGAGACGAAGAAGAACGACTACTGGGACACGATGTACGAGGACGCCAGCAACCTCGTCGCCCGCCTGCCCGAGATCGCGGCCTTCATCTACCGCCTGAAGTACAAGAACGGCGACATCATCGCGCCGAAGCCGGGCCTGGACATGGGCGCCAACTTCGCCCACATGATGGGCATCGCCAAGCCCTACGACGATGTGGCCCGCATGTACTTCATCCTCCACAGCGACCATGAGAGCGGCAATGTCAGCGCCCACGCCACCCACCTGGTGGCCTCCGCGCTGTCCGATGCCTTCTACAGCTTCAGCGCCGGCCTGAACGGCCTGGCGGGCCCCCTGCACGGCCTGGCCAACCAGGAAGTGCTGGACTGGATCATGGGCTTCCAGAAGAAGCTCAACGGCGCCGAGCCCACCGAGGAGAATGTGAAGCAGGCCCTCTGGGACACGCTGAACTCCGGCCATGTCATTCCCGGCTACGGCCATGCGGTGCTGCGCCGCACCGACCCCCGCTACACCGCGCAGATGGAGTTCTGCCTCAAGCACCTGCCCAACGATCCCCTCTTCAAGCTCGTCAACACCATCTACAAGGTGGCCCCCGGCGTGCTCACCGAGCAGGGCAAGACCAAGAACCCCTGGCCCAATGTGGATGCCCAGAGCGGTGTGATCCAGTGGTACTACGGCCTGAAGGAGTACGACTTCTACACCGTGCTGTTCGGCGTGGGCCGCGCCCTGGGCGTGCTGGCCAACATCACCTGGGACCGTGCCCTGGGCTACCCCCTGGAGCGCCCCAAGTCCGTCACCACCGCCATGCTCGAAGAGTGGGCAGCCAAGGGCGGCCGGAAATAG
- the argS gene encoding arginine--tRNA ligase, with amino-acid sequence MRRIFEQQLGEALPGVDITLERPKSGELGDLAFPCFRAAKQLGKNPVQLAQELAAAMSVQGAKVVATGPYLNLKLAPGTRAQAVLGAILEAPPDRPYGARPAQGRKVIVEYSSPNIAKLFTIGHLRSTMIGHALAQTHQFLGYEVVRLNHLGDWGTQFGTLLAAYTRWAQGGNTALEADFDWAEPAPEKRRTPLFRLFQLYVRFHAEEENDPAMRDEARDWFKRLEAGDAEARRFWSWFREISLKEFQRIYDRLGVRFDTLEQGEAFYEDQLASTLQRLEEAGLLVEGDKGARIINLEDVGITTPCLVQKGDGTSIYATRDLAAALYRKEAYGFDRCLYVVGTDQVLHFQQIFAVLDKLDPWFKGRMLHTPFGMIKLPEGKMSTRKGNVIFLEDVLDEARERVAAIIEEKNPDLKGKAEVSEMLGMGAVVFFDAMNDRVKPITFTWDRVIALDGDTGPYVQYAHARILSVLRKAGGDWAMKAQVQSTHGPFLSYPDAPLPSQLTGLDAPEAQSLLFELAGLPGAVAAVADGCMATPLARQLVAVARSFSGFYTNCPILAPENAPEVREARLALCVATARALRQGLFLMGIQAPDEM; translated from the coding sequence TTGCGACGCATTTTCGAACAGCAGCTGGGGGAGGCCCTGCCCGGCGTGGACATCACGCTGGAACGGCCGAAGTCCGGTGAGCTGGGCGACCTGGCCTTCCCCTGCTTCCGCGCCGCCAAGCAGCTGGGGAAAAACCCCGTGCAGCTGGCGCAGGAGTTGGCCGCCGCGATGAGCGTCCAAGGCGCCAAGGTTGTGGCCACGGGTCCCTACCTGAACCTGAAGCTGGCGCCGGGAACCCGCGCCCAGGCCGTGCTGGGAGCGATCCTCGAAGCACCGCCCGATCGTCCCTACGGCGCGCGCCCGGCCCAGGGCCGGAAGGTGATCGTCGAGTACAGCTCGCCGAACATCGCCAAGCTCTTCACCATCGGCCATCTGCGCTCCACCATGATCGGCCACGCCCTCGCCCAGACCCATCAGTTCCTGGGCTACGAGGTGGTCCGCCTCAACCACCTGGGCGACTGGGGCACCCAGTTCGGCACCCTGCTGGCCGCCTACACCCGCTGGGCCCAGGGGGGGAACACCGCGCTGGAAGCAGACTTCGACTGGGCCGAGCCGGCCCCGGAGAAGCGCCGCACCCCCCTGTTCCGGCTCTTCCAGCTGTATGTCCGCTTCCATGCGGAAGAAGAGAACGATCCAGCCATGCGCGACGAGGCGCGGGACTGGTTCAAGCGCCTGGAGGCCGGGGATGCCGAGGCCCGGCGGTTCTGGAGCTGGTTCCGCGAGATCTCATTGAAGGAGTTCCAGCGCATCTACGACCGGCTGGGCGTGCGCTTCGACACCCTGGAACAGGGCGAGGCCTTCTACGAGGATCAGCTCGCCTCCACCCTGCAGCGCCTGGAGGAAGCGGGTCTTCTGGTGGAGGGCGACAAGGGGGCCCGCATCATCAACCTGGAGGATGTGGGCATCACCACGCCCTGCCTGGTCCAGAAGGGGGATGGCACGAGCATCTACGCCACCCGCGACTTGGCCGCCGCCCTCTACCGCAAGGAGGCCTACGGCTTCGACCGTTGCCTCTATGTGGTGGGCACGGATCAGGTGCTCCACTTCCAGCAGATCTTCGCCGTACTCGACAAGCTGGATCCCTGGTTCAAGGGCCGGATGCTGCACACGCCCTTCGGCATGATCAAGCTGCCCGAGGGCAAGATGAGTACCCGCAAGGGCAATGTCATCTTCCTGGAAGATGTGCTCGACGAGGCCCGCGAGCGCGTGGCCGCGATCATCGAGGAGAAGAACCCCGACCTGAAGGGCAAGGCGGAGGTGTCCGAAATGCTCGGCATGGGCGCCGTGGTGTTCTTCGACGCCATGAACGACCGCGTGAAGCCCATCACCTTCACCTGGGACCGCGTCATCGCGCTGGACGGCGACACCGGGCCCTATGTGCAGTACGCCCATGCCCGCATCCTCAGCGTCCTGCGCAAGGCTGGCGGGGATTGGGCGATGAAGGCACAGGTCCAATCAACCCATGGTCCCTTCCTTTCCTACCCGGACGCGCCGCTTCCGAGCCAGCTCACCGGTCTGGATGCACCCGAAGCCCAATCCCTGCTCTTCGAGCTGGCCGGTCTTCCGGGGGCGGTGGCCGCGGTGGCCGACGGCTGCATGGCCACGCCGCTCGCGCGTCAGCTGGTGGCCGTGGCGCGCTCCTTCAGCGGCTTCTATACCAATTGCCCCATCCTGGCCCCGGAAAACGCCCCCGAGGTTCGCGAGGCCCGGCTTGCCCTGTGCGTCGCCACCGCCCGCGCCCTCCGCCAGGGGCTCTTCCTCATGGGCATCCAGGCCCCCGACGAGATGTAG
- a CDS encoding deoxyhypusine synthase family protein → MSPSTPMLGPVGSYVKHHFRHFNAAALVDAAEGYRVYLEQGGKMMVTLAGAMSTAELGLSFAEMIRQDKVHLIVCTGANLEEDIFNLVAHDFYERVPHYRDLTPQDEADLLGRHMNRVTDTCIPEMEAMRRMEKAMLDVWTKADQAGERYFPHEFFQQVLKSGVLKPSYQVDPKHSWMLAALEKNVPIVVPGWEDSTLGNMYAAAVIRGEVKNVHTVRTGIEYMTWLAKHYQEVTKTSTLGMFQIGGGIAGDFPICVVPMLHQDLELTEVPLWGYFCQISDSTTSYGSYSGAVPNEKITWGKLGVDTPKFIVESDATIVAPLIFAYLLGW, encoded by the coding sequence ATGAGCCCTTCCACCCCCATGCTCGGCCCTGTCGGCAGCTATGTGAAGCACCATTTCCGGCACTTCAATGCCGCGGCCCTGGTCGACGCCGCCGAGGGCTACCGGGTCTATCTGGAGCAGGGTGGCAAGATGATGGTCACCCTGGCGGGGGCCATGAGCACCGCCGAGCTGGGCCTCTCCTTCGCCGAGATGATCCGCCAGGACAAGGTGCACCTCATCGTCTGCACGGGCGCCAACCTGGAAGAGGACATCTTCAACCTGGTGGCCCACGACTTCTATGAGCGCGTGCCCCACTACCGCGACCTCACGCCCCAGGACGAGGCGGACCTCCTGGGCCGCCACATGAACCGCGTGACCGATACCTGCATCCCCGAGATGGAGGCCATGCGCCGCATGGAGAAGGCCATGCTGGATGTGTGGACCAAGGCCGACCAGGCCGGCGAGCGCTACTTCCCCCACGAGTTCTTCCAGCAGGTGCTGAAGTCCGGCGTGCTGAAGCCCTCGTACCAGGTCGATCCCAAGCACTCCTGGATGCTGGCGGCCCTCGAGAAGAATGTCCCCATCGTGGTGCCGGGTTGGGAGGACAGCACGCTGGGCAACATGTACGCCGCCGCCGTCATCCGCGGCGAGGTGAAGAATGTCCATACCGTGCGCACGGGCATCGAGTACATGACCTGGCTGGCGAAGCACTACCAGGAGGTTACGAAGACCTCGACCCTGGGCATGTTCCAGATCGGCGGCGGCATCGCCGGCGACTTCCCCATCTGCGTGGTGCCCATGCTCCACCAGGATCTGGAGCTGACCGAGGTCCCGCTCTGGGGTTACTTCTGCCAGATCAGCGACTCGACCACCAGCTACGGTTCCTATTCCGGGGCCGTGCCCAACGAGAAGATCACCTGGGGCAAGCTGGGTGTGGACACCCCGAAGTTCATCGTCGAAAGCGATGCCACCATCGTGGCCCCGCTGATCTTCGCCTACCTGCTGGGCTGGTAA
- the gluQRS gene encoding tRNA glutamyl-Q(34) synthetase GluQRS, with protein sequence MLLGRFAPSPTGALHLGNLRTALASWLSARAAGGRWLLRMEDVDGPRCRRDLGEAQLRDLATLGLTPDEPVVWQSDRSAMYREALGRLHGAGSLYPCACTRRDLQLLASAPHSEDGLRPYPGRCRDRSWEGFERALRVRLPDGVVPWEDRLVGPQVDDPAALTGDPLLFRRDGCFAYHLAVVVDDGAQGVTEVVRGADLRSVTATQIRLQEALGLPRPTYAHLGLVMAPDGSRLGKRAGALGVEALGARGVSPGEMLGWLGWSLGCLDQPEICRAGDLIPRFDWARVPAGEIRVPGAWT encoded by the coding sequence ATGCTCCTTGGCCGCTTCGCCCCCTCGCCCACCGGCGCCCTCCACCTGGGGAACCTGCGCACGGCCCTGGCCTCCTGGTTGTCGGCGCGGGCGGCGGGGGGGCGGTGGCTCCTCCGCATGGAGGATGTGGATGGCCCCCGCTGCCGCCGAGACCTGGGTGAGGCGCAGCTGAGGGACCTGGCGACCCTGGGGCTGACGCCCGACGAACCGGTGGTCTGGCAATCGGATCGCAGCGCGATGTATCGCGAGGCCTTGGGGAGGCTGCACGGGGCCGGGAGCCTGTACCCCTGCGCCTGCACACGGAGGGACCTGCAGCTGCTGGCCTCGGCGCCGCACTCGGAGGATGGCCTGCGCCCCTACCCGGGCCGCTGCCGGGATCGGAGCTGGGAGGGGTTCGAGCGTGCCCTGAGGGTGCGGCTTCCCGATGGGGTCGTGCCCTGGGAGGACCGGCTGGTCGGGCCCCAGGTGGACGACCCTGCGGCCCTCACGGGCGACCCGCTGCTGTTTCGGAGGGATGGCTGCTTCGCCTACCACCTGGCGGTGGTGGTGGATGACGGCGCCCAGGGGGTGACCGAGGTCGTGCGCGGGGCCGACCTGAGATCGGTGACGGCCACCCAGATCCGGCTGCAGGAGGCCCTGGGCCTTCCGCGTCCGACCTACGCCCACCTCGGTTTGGTGATGGCCCCGGACGGGAGCCGCCTGGGCAAGCGGGCCGGAGCGCTGGGCGTCGAAGCGCTTGGGGCGCGGGGGGTTTCCCCGGGGGAGATGCTGGGCTGGCTGGGCTGGAGCCTGGGCTGCCTGGACCAGCCCGAGATCTGCCGCGCCGGGGACCTCATCCCGCGCTTCGACTGGGCCCGCGTGCCGGCGGGCGAGATCCGGGTGCCCGGAGCCTGGACCTGA
- a CDS encoding DUF5329 domain-containing protein produces the protein MFLLPAPVVAPAPTVPQSLEAQTIEALIQAVANLEGAVFIRNGTEHTPKAAAEHLRLKWKNAGRRVKTAPEFIRYCASGSSVSGKPYEMRLKDGRTVLARDWLWTELKRMEAAR, from the coding sequence ATGTTCCTCCTCCCCGCCCCCGTGGTGGCGCCCGCCCCCACCGTCCCCCAAAGCCTCGAGGCCCAGACGATCGAGGCCCTGATCCAGGCCGTGGCGAACCTCGAGGGCGCCGTGTTCATCCGCAATGGCACCGAGCACACCCCAAAGGCCGCGGCCGAGCACCTGCGCCTGAAGTGGAAAAACGCCGGCCGCCGCGTGAAGACAGCCCCAGAGTTCATCCGTTACTGCGCCAGCGGGAGTTCCGTGAGCGGGAAGCCCTATGAGATGAGGCTCAAGGACGGTCGCACGGTGCTCGCGCGGGACTGGCTCTGGACCGAGCTGAAGCGGATGGAAGCGGCCCGGTAG
- a CDS encoding CTP synthase, translating into MTKYVFVTGGVLSSLGKGIAAASLGALLEARGLKVTLMKMDPYLNVDPGTMSPFQHGEVFVTDDGAETDLDLGHYERFTSVPTTQNHTITTGRIYNTVIQKERRGDYLGKTVQVIPHITDEIKAVMKKVAKDMDVVIVEIGGTVGDIESQPFLEAIRQFKLEAGLDSQMKANAINMHLTFVPYIKAAGELKSKPTQHSVKELRALGIQPDVLLCRAEQDIPRDLKDKIALFCSVTPDAVFSCRDAHSIYEVPLNLHLEGLDAKAAALLGLGEKEPDLSAWQSLLRRIRNPKGSVRIGVVGKYVEFKESYKSLIEALHHAGYGLETHVDLKWIEAEELENQDPATFLQDCQGILVPGGFGVRGTRGMIKSIQYAREHRIPFFGICLGMQMASVEFARNVAGLDGADSTEFDDAPKHKIIFKLRELVDVEELGGTMRLGAYPCRLAPESQAATAYGATEISERHRHRYEFNHEYKKALEDKGLVFTGMSPDGVFVEIVELKDHPYFLACQFHPEFKSRPLNPHPLFTAFVKASAQARG; encoded by the coding sequence ATGACCAAGTATGTTTTCGTGACGGGCGGCGTGCTGAGTTCGCTGGGCAAGGGGATTGCCGCGGCCAGCCTGGGCGCGCTGCTGGAGGCGCGTGGCCTCAAGGTCACGCTCATGAAGATGGATCCCTACCTCAATGTGGACCCCGGCACCATGTCGCCGTTCCAGCACGGTGAAGTCTTCGTCACGGACGACGGCGCCGAGACCGACCTGGATCTGGGGCACTACGAGCGGTTCACCTCGGTGCCCACCACGCAGAACCACACCATCACCACAGGACGCATCTACAACACGGTGATCCAGAAGGAGCGCCGCGGCGACTACCTGGGCAAGACCGTGCAAGTGATCCCGCACATCACAGACGAGATCAAAGCCGTGATGAAGAAGGTCGCCAAGGACATGGATGTGGTGATCGTCGAGATCGGTGGCACGGTGGGCGACATCGAGAGCCAGCCCTTCCTCGAGGCCATCCGACAGTTCAAGCTCGAGGCCGGCCTGGATTCCCAGATGAAGGCCAACGCCATCAACATGCACCTCACCTTCGTGCCCTACATCAAGGCGGCGGGTGAGCTGAAGTCGAAGCCCACCCAGCACAGCGTGAAGGAGCTCCGGGCCCTGGGCATCCAGCCCGATGTCCTGCTCTGCCGCGCCGAACAGGACATCCCCCGGGACCTGAAGGACAAGATCGCCCTGTTCTGCTCCGTCACGCCCGACGCGGTGTTCAGCTGCCGGGACGCCCACTCCATCTACGAAGTGCCGCTGAACCTGCACCTCGAAGGGCTGGACGCCAAGGCCGCGGCCCTCCTCGGGCTCGGGGAGAAGGAACCCGACCTGAGCGCCTGGCAGAGCCTGCTCCGCCGCATCCGCAACCCCAAGGGCAGCGTTCGCATCGGCGTGGTGGGCAAGTATGTGGAGTTCAAGGAGAGCTACAAGAGCCTCATCGAGGCCCTGCATCACGCCGGCTACGGCCTCGAGACCCATGTGGACCTCAAGTGGATTGAGGCGGAGGAGCTGGAGAACCAGGATCCGGCGACCTTCCTCCAGGACTGCCAGGGCATCCTGGTGCCCGGCGGCTTCGGGGTCCGCGGCACGCGCGGCATGATCAAGTCGATCCAGTACGCCCGCGAACACCGCATCCCCTTCTTCGGCATCTGCCTGGGCATGCAGATGGCTTCCGTGGAGTTCGCCCGGAATGTGGCGGGTCTGGACGGCGCCGACTCCACCGAGTTCGACGACGCCCCGAAGCACAAGATCATCTTCAAGCTTCGGGAACTGGTGGATGTGGAGGAACTGGGCGGCACCATGCGCCTGGGCGCCTATCCCTGCCGCCTTGCACCGGAGAGCCAGGCCGCCACGGCCTACGGGGCCACGGAGATCAGCGAGCGCCATCGCCACCGCTACGAGTTCAACCACGAGTACAAGAAGGCCCTGGAGGACAAGGGCCTGGTGTTCACGGGGATGAGCCCCGACGGCGTCTTCGTGGAGATCGTGGAGCTGAAGGACCACCCCTACTTTCTGGCCTGCCAGTTCCATCCCGAGTTCAAGAGCCGCCCCCTGAATCCGCATCCTCTGTTCACGGCCTTCGTCAAAGCCAGCGCCCAGGCCCGAGGCTGA
- a CDS encoding class I SAM-dependent methyltransferase, producing the protein MSIRSWPPVLRALLAQALGFAVLVALVRLGLRFPPLIWVLLQAVLAVFLSRWLTLPPRWILMQAALPFLVRALWGAAIPAWIYLVLFLALALVFGGGLLSRVPLYHASQDAWEKLESLVPDQPGLRFADLGCGFGGPVAHLARLRPEATFLGVEASPFTWLVAWLRCLPHRNARIRLGSLWRTDLATIDVAYAFLSPVPMPALWAKVRREMQPGGRFISHSFEVPFETPHRVVPVKGRDGARLLVWDL; encoded by the coding sequence ATGTCCATCCGCTCCTGGCCTCCGGTTCTCCGGGCCCTGCTGGCCCAGGCCCTGGGCTTCGCGGTGCTGGTGGCGCTGGTGCGGCTGGGGCTGCGGTTCCCGCCCCTGATCTGGGTGCTCCTGCAGGCGGTGCTGGCGGTCTTCCTCTCCCGGTGGCTGACGCTCCCTCCCCGCTGGATCCTCATGCAGGCCGCCCTGCCCTTCCTCGTCCGGGCGCTGTGGGGAGCAGCCATCCCGGCCTGGATCTACCTCGTCCTCTTCCTCGCCCTGGCCTTGGTCTTCGGGGGGGGACTGCTCAGCCGCGTGCCCCTCTACCACGCCAGCCAGGACGCCTGGGAGAAGCTGGAAAGCCTGGTGCCGGATCAGCCGGGTCTGCGCTTTGCAGACCTGGGCTGCGGCTTCGGCGGCCCGGTCGCGCACCTCGCCCGGCTCCGGCCCGAGGCGACCTTCCTCGGTGTGGAGGCCTCCCCCTTTACCTGGCTCGTGGCCTGGCTGCGCTGCCTGCCCCATCGGAATGCCCGCATCCGCCTGGGCAGCCTCTGGCGTACGGACCTCGCGACCATCGATGTGGCCTACGCCTTCCTCTCCCCGGTTCCCATGCCCGCCCTCTGGGCCAAGGTGCGCCGCGAGATGCAACCCGGCGGCCGCTTCATCAGCCACAGCTTCGAGGTGCCCTTTGAAACGCCCCACCGCGTAGTCCCCGTGAAGGGGCGCGATGGGGCGCGATTATTGGTTTGGGATCTCTGA
- the motA gene encoding flagellar motor stator protein MotA: MFFIIGLVVVFASIIAGFLLEGGSIPTLLHPLPAEGIMIFGAAVGAFLASNPPHLIKRVVGDISKPLKGSPYTKAVYMEVLMMQYEVYVNIKKGGLLALEQDVNDPHNSAIFKKYPAFTTNHHALDFFCDSMKLLINGSAKMDEIDLVMDADLDVHHAENAAPGAAVGTMADAFPAFGIVACVMGIVITMGFLDQPPNVIGSKVGAALVGTFLGILLAYGVFQPLSKNIDAVNTAESFYFNCMRAGLTSFGNGAAPVTAVEFARRNIPSTERPGSGELEEVVRQIKPR, encoded by the coding sequence ATGTTCTTCATCATCGGCTTGGTGGTGGTCTTCGCCTCTATCATCGCGGGGTTCCTGCTGGAGGGCGGGAGCATCCCCACGCTCCTGCATCCACTGCCCGCCGAAGGAATCATGATCTTCGGCGCAGCCGTGGGCGCCTTCCTCGCCTCCAATCCCCCCCACCTCATCAAGCGGGTGGTGGGCGACATCTCCAAGCCCCTGAAGGGCAGCCCCTACACCAAGGCCGTGTACATGGAAGTCCTCATGATGCAGTACGAGGTCTATGTGAACATCAAGAAGGGCGGACTGCTGGCCCTGGAGCAGGATGTCAACGACCCCCACAATTCAGCCATCTTCAAGAAATACCCCGCCTTCACGACCAACCACCACGCCCTCGACTTCTTCTGCGATTCCATGAAGCTGCTCATCAACGGCAGCGCCAAGATGGACGAGATCGACCTCGTGATGGACGCGGACCTTGATGTCCACCACGCGGAGAACGCGGCGCCGGGTGCGGCGGTGGGCACCATGGCCGACGCCTTCCCCGCCTTCGGCATCGTGGCCTGCGTCATGGGCATCGTCATCACCATGGGCTTCCTGGATCAACCCCCCAATGTCATCGGCAGCAAGGTGGGCGCCGCCCTTGTGGGCACCTTCCTCGGCATCCTCCTCGCCTACGGTGTGTTCCAGCCCCTGTCCAAGAACATCGATGCGGTCAATACCGCCGAGTCCTTCTACTTCAACTGCATGAGGGCCGGCCTTACCAGCTTCGGCAATGGCGCAGCCCCCGTCACCGCGGTGGAGTTCGCCCGCCGGAACATCCCTTCCACCGAACGCCCGGGCTCCGGCGAATTGGAGGAAGTGGTCCGGCAGATCAAACCGAGGTAG
- the rpsT gene encoding 30S ribosomal protein S20: MANHKSAAKKARRDAEARLRNRSNRSTLKTAVKKFLAVVAEGNKTEAAKQLPLTQGLVDKACRKGVMHKNAADRTKSRLAAKVNNLA, from the coding sequence ATGGCCAATCACAAGTCCGCCGCCAAGAAGGCCCGCCGCGATGCCGAGGCTCGCCTCCGCAACCGCAGCAACCGTTCCACGCTGAAGACCGCCGTCAAGAAGTTCCTGGCCGTCGTGGCCGAGGGCAACAAGACCGAAGCGGCCAAGCAGCTGCCCCTGACCCAGGGCCTGGTGGACAAGGCCTGCCGCAAGGGCGTCATGCACAAGAACGCCGCCGACCGGACCAAGTCCCGCCTGGCCGCCAAGGTGAACAACCTGGCCTAA
- a CDS encoding transketolase: MSQQKLESVVDLAAKAKALRRDVLLQVYRAQSGHPGGSLSWIDIGVALYYHEMTVFPEDPANPARDRFVLSKGHACPAQYAILADQGFFPKAWLETFRQYPTKLQGHAENHYTPGVEVTTGSLGQGLPQAVGIALGLKVQKSDRRVYCVVGDGESQEGVIWEAAMAAPHHKLDNLCVFHDLNGLQIDGDVKKVMNINPVPDKWRAFGWAVKEIDGHDFTQILEALAWARTVKGQPAMICARTVKGKGVSFMENQAGWHGVAPKQDDYEKALAELAD; this comes from the coding sequence ATGTCGCAGCAGAAACTGGAGTCCGTCGTGGATCTGGCGGCGAAGGCGAAAGCCTTGCGGCGGGATGTGCTGCTGCAGGTCTACCGGGCCCAGAGCGGCCATCCGGGCGGGAGCCTGAGCTGGATCGACATCGGCGTCGCGCTTTACTACCACGAGATGACCGTGTTTCCAGAGGATCCGGCCAATCCGGCCCGGGACCGCTTCGTGCTCTCCAAGGGCCACGCCTGCCCCGCGCAGTACGCCATCCTCGCCGACCAGGGCTTCTTCCCCAAGGCCTGGCTGGAGACCTTCCGCCAGTACCCCACGAAGCTCCAGGGCCATGCCGAGAACCACTACACGCCGGGCGTGGAGGTCACCACCGGCAGCCTGGGCCAGGGCCTGCCCCAGGCCGTGGGCATCGCCCTCGGCCTGAAGGTCCAGAAGTCCGACCGCCGCGTCTACTGCGTGGTGGGGGATGGCGAGAGCCAGGAGGGCGTGATCTGGGAGGCGGCCATGGCCGCGCCCCACCACAAGCTGGACAACCTCTGCGTCTTCCACGACCTCAATGGCCTGCAGATCGACGGCGATGTGAAGAAGGTCATGAACATCAACCCGGTGCCCGACAAGTGGCGCGCGTTCGGGTGGGCCGTGAAGGAGATCGACGGTCACGATTTCACGCAGATCCTGGAGGCCCTGGCCTGGGCGCGCACGGTGAAGGGCCAGCCCGCGATGATCTGCGCCCGCACCGTGAAGGGCAAGGGCGTGAGCTTCATGGAGAACCAGGCCGGTTGGCATGGCGTGGCCCCCAAGCAGGACGACTACGAGAAGGCCTTGGCCGAACTGGCCGACTGA
- a CDS encoding flagellar motor protein MotB, with protein MAEQQPEVKIRIVKKKGGHAAAHGGAWKVAYADLVTAMMAFFLLMWLLNSADKNTKAGIAGMFQDANFFNTERGKEILANHGKGILPGGRGMAPGPDGDGGTDATVEAPGSAEEEHKAMEATAEAIEKAFQQDELLQAFQDQITMDFTDEGLRIQIQDKAAQVLFDSGSAQLKPYTLSILKEIAKELGKLPNRIVVGGHTDAAQYANRAYTNWELSAERANAARRVMESAAGGLRPNQVRRVTGYADTIPFEGKDPKDPQNRRISIVVVSAASEAAESRHQKAQPREKDKR; from the coding sequence GTGGCCGAGCAGCAACCGGAAGTCAAAATCCGGATCGTCAAGAAGAAGGGCGGCCATGCCGCGGCCCACGGCGGCGCCTGGAAAGTGGCCTACGCCGACCTGGTGACGGCCATGATGGCCTTCTTCCTTCTGATGTGGCTCCTCAACAGCGCTGATAAGAACACCAAGGCCGGCATCGCCGGCATGTTCCAGGATGCCAACTTCTTCAACACCGAACGGGGCAAGGAGATCCTCGCCAACCACGGCAAGGGCATCCTGCCGGGCGGGCGCGGCATGGCGCCGGGCCCGGATGGAGATGGCGGCACCGATGCGACCGTGGAGGCCCCCGGCTCCGCCGAGGAGGAACACAAGGCCATGGAGGCCACGGCCGAGGCCATCGAGAAGGCCTTCCAGCAGGATGAGCTGCTCCAGGCCTTCCAGGACCAGATCACCATGGACTTCACGGACGAAGGCCTGCGCATCCAGATCCAGGACAAGGCCGCCCAGGTGCTCTTCGATTCCGGCAGTGCCCAGCTGAAGCCCTACACGCTCTCCATCCTGAAGGAGATCGCCAAGGAGCTGGGCAAGCTCCCCAACCGCATCGTCGTCGGAGGCCATACGGATGCGGCCCAGTACGCCAACCGGGCCTACACCAACTGGGAGCTCAGCGCCGAGCGCGCCAACGCCGCCCGCCGCGTCATGGAGAGCGCCGCCGGGGGCCTGCGGCCCAACCAGGTGCGCCGCGTCACGGGCTATGCCGACACCATTCCGTTCGAGGGCAAGGACCCCAAGGATCCCCAGAACCGCCGCATCTCGATCGTGGTGGTATCCGCCGCCTCCGAAGCCGCCGAATCCAGGCACCAGAAGGCCCAGCCCCGGGAGAAGGACAAGCGCTGA